CACCGGTTCCAGGAGTGGTGGTCGAAGCTTTGCAAGCGCGGCACTGGTCGGGGCTCGACGAGTTAGGCGTGGTGATCGACATGAAGCCGGGGCTCCCTTCGTCGTTGAGGATGTCGCCACGGTTGTCGTCGAGTCCACCAGGCGAGGCGATCAGGATTTCCGAGAAGCCGACCGTGTTCGAGGTGCCGTCGGTGATCGAGGCCATCGTGTAGGTGTGGCGGATGCCGTAAGGAGAGCCCGAGTAGATCGCTTGATCGGAGGCGTTTTGGTGCAGATGGGTGTTACCAAAGTTGCCAACGTAGTTGCCCATCACGCGCCAGTAGGTGTCGGTTTGAGCCTGGGTAGCGCGACCTTTGTCCGAAGGGCAGCTGTAGAGCGGGCTGTGAACCCGGAGTGTCTGGATGTTGTTCGCGCTATGGAAGGGCTCGGTCAGGATGTACTGGCTGTACAAGCTGGTTTGCTCGATGAACGGCCACAGCAGCACGTGCCAGGTGATGCGCTGGTAGGTCTGGCCGTTTTCCACGGTCCCCAGCGAGTTCATGCCACCAATCGGGAGAAAGCCGCTGTTGGTGTCGGCAAAGTTGTGGCTGGCGAGCGACCACTGCTTGACCTTGTTGGTGCAGTCCATGCGTCGGGCTGCTTCGCGGGCAGCTTGAACGGCTGGCAACAGCAAAGCCACCAGCACTCCGATGATCGCAATCACCACCAACAATTCCACCAGGGTGAACCCACGGCGTTGGCTGTTTCGGTCCCGTAACATGATGCCTCTT
This window of the Pirellula staleyi DSM 6068 genome carries:
- a CDS encoding DUF1559 domain-containing protein; this encodes MLRDRNSQRRGFTLVELLVVIAIIGVLVALLLPAVQAAREAARRMDCTNKVKQWSLASHNFADTNSGFLPIGGMNSLGTVENGQTYQRITWHVLLWPFIEQTSLYSQYILTEPFHSANNIQTLRVHSPLYSCPSDKGRATQAQTDTYWRVMGNYVGNFGNTHLHQNASDQAIYSGSPYGIRHTYTMASITDGTSNTVGFSEILIASPGGLDDNRGDILNDEGSPGFMSITTPNSSSPDQCRACKASTTTPGTGDYRRMPCTPVGANTEYRIAARSSHPNGVVVGMMDGSVRFVTNTVAQNVWAAAMSTKGAETLQLP